A single region of the Frondihabitans peucedani genome encodes:
- a CDS encoding response regulator transcription factor — translation MSTAVTRVALADDSVLLREGLARLFQEAGYEVVATFGDAESLVASLDGPGADGSDGSEAPTAPDLVVLDIRMPPTFRDEGVRAGIAIKAAHPAIGVLLLSQYAEAEYAADLLDTGASGVGYLLKDRVSSLDELQDAVDRIVSGGTVIDEQIVRELLARRHDPLSTLTAREVEVLSLMAEGRTNQGIASGLHLAVASVEKHTTSIFQKLGLDDSGTAHRRVLAVLAWLRKGA, via the coding sequence ATGAGCACCGCCGTCACCCGCGTCGCCCTCGCCGACGACTCCGTGCTGCTGCGGGAGGGCCTCGCGCGGCTCTTCCAGGAGGCCGGCTACGAGGTCGTCGCGACGTTCGGCGACGCGGAGTCGCTGGTCGCGAGCCTCGACGGGCCGGGCGCCGACGGGTCGGACGGGTCGGAGGCGCCGACCGCACCGGACCTCGTGGTGCTGGACATCAGGATGCCGCCGACGTTCCGCGACGAGGGGGTCCGGGCCGGGATCGCGATCAAGGCCGCTCATCCGGCGATCGGTGTCCTGCTGCTCAGCCAGTACGCGGAGGCCGAGTACGCCGCCGACCTGCTCGACACCGGGGCGTCCGGGGTCGGCTACCTCTTGAAAGACCGGGTGTCGTCGCTCGACGAGCTGCAGGATGCGGTCGACCGGATCGTCTCCGGAGGCACCGTGATCGACGAGCAGATCGTGCGCGAGCTGCTCGCCCGCCGGCACGACCCGCTCTCGACGCTCACGGCTCGGGAGGTGGAGGTGCTGTCGCTCATGGCGGAGGGGCGGACGAACCAGGGCATCGCGTCCGGCCTCCACCTGGCGGTGGCGTCGGTCGAGAAGCACACGACGTCGATCTTCCAGAAGCTCGGGCTCGACGACTCGGGGACGGCGCACCGGCGGGTGCTGGCCGTGCTGGCCTGGCTGCGGAAGGGCGCCTGA
- a CDS encoding sensor histidine kinase, with translation MTETRLRPARAYLRRWRLLLPELGFLLALLPVTIVFSVVLWTGLGLGIGTAVLWIGLPTTVGTLLLSRRLGEFELARLRAAGRPAIETPDWGARRSGGTLWRRLLAVIADGRTWSYWAHGAVIELVVGSVTWSIALAWTAVALAGPTYWFWGRSVSHGGTESWTHVESLGWIPGYRPETTPDGLFAGESVYYGVVGGVFLLTLPLVVHGLVLLHEVVARTMLGEGASAILRREIADSEEARGLAILAEDDALRRLERDIHDGPQQSLLRVQFDLSSSLRAVSGDDERLRPLLENALALTKDTLEELRDLSRGMAPPLLQDRGLPSAIRSLAARNPVPTTVSLDLPGDSAAAATLERSAYFIVSELLANVAKHSGAAAASVSLRIEADSGRDLLPGRRPALVLEVADDGSGGAAPVGGHGLDGLRARVAGLRGTMTIESPRGGPTRVVVTLPLGAPDEWAPVR, from the coding sequence GTGACCGAGACGCGCCTCCGCCCGGCCAGGGCCTACCTCCGCCGCTGGCGCCTGCTGCTGCCGGAGCTCGGGTTCCTCCTGGCGCTCCTCCCCGTCACGATCGTCTTCTCGGTGGTGCTCTGGACGGGCCTCGGACTCGGCATCGGGACCGCGGTGCTCTGGATCGGCCTCCCGACGACCGTCGGGACGCTCCTCCTCTCCCGGCGTCTCGGCGAGTTCGAGCTCGCCCGCCTCCGGGCCGCAGGACGCCCCGCCATCGAGACACCCGACTGGGGCGCGCGGCGATCCGGAGGCACGCTCTGGCGACGTCTCCTCGCCGTGATCGCCGACGGCCGCACCTGGAGCTACTGGGCCCACGGCGCCGTCATCGAGCTGGTCGTCGGGAGCGTCACCTGGTCGATCGCCCTGGCCTGGACCGCCGTCGCGCTCGCCGGGCCGACCTACTGGTTCTGGGGCCGCTCCGTCTCGCACGGCGGGACGGAGTCGTGGACGCACGTCGAGTCGCTCGGCTGGATCCCGGGCTACCGCCCCGAGACGACCCCCGACGGGCTCTTCGCGGGCGAGAGCGTCTACTACGGCGTCGTCGGCGGCGTGTTCCTCCTGACGCTCCCGCTGGTGGTGCACGGGCTGGTGCTGCTGCACGAGGTCGTGGCGCGGACGATGCTGGGGGAGGGGGCGTCCGCGATCCTGCGCCGGGAGATCGCCGACAGCGAGGAGGCCCGAGGGCTCGCGATCCTGGCTGAGGACGACGCCCTCCGCCGCCTCGAGCGCGACATCCACGACGGGCCGCAGCAGAGCCTCCTGCGGGTGCAGTTCGACCTCTCGAGCTCGCTCCGGGCGGTGTCGGGCGACGACGAGCGGCTCCGGCCCCTCCTCGAGAACGCGCTGGCGCTGACGAAGGACACCCTCGAGGAGCTCCGCGACCTCTCGCGCGGCATGGCTCCGCCGCTGCTGCAGGATCGCGGCCTCCCCTCCGCGATCCGCTCCCTCGCCGCCCGCAACCCCGTGCCGACCACCGTCTCGCTCGACCTGCCGGGCGACTCGGCTGCCGCTGCGACTCTCGAGCGGAGCGCGTACTTCATCGTGTCCGAGCTGCTCGCGAACGTCGCGAAGCACTCCGGGGCGGCGGCCGCCTCGGTGTCGCTCAGGATCGAGGCGGACAGCGGCCGGGACCTCCTGCCCGGGCGCCGCCCGGCGCTCGTGCTCGAGGTGGCCGACGACGGCTCGGGCGGCGCCGCACCGGTCGGCGGGCACGGGCTCGACGGGCTCCGCGCCCGGGTGGCAGGGCTCCGCGGGACCATGACGATCGAGAGTCCCCGCGGGGGCCCGACGCGCGTCGTGGTCACGCTGCCGCTCGGCGCGCCGGACGAGTGGGCGCCCGTACGCTGA
- a CDS encoding DedA family protein, whose protein sequence is MDALTQIIVAGASSPFVLLALFVLVAIDGFFPPVPSETLVVALASIGFASGAPDPWLVLLVAGAGSFVGDNIAFTIGRRLGLDRFRFTRGPRAAKLLGRVQGSLLKRPASLILTARFVPIGRVAVNVLAGSSAFPRRRFVILSGISAVAWAVYSVVIGVLAGAWLHDQPLLGAVVAASGALVIGLLVDRIARRTRRVAEPEAPVEPARARMMAL, encoded by the coding sequence ATGGACGCACTCACCCAGATCATCGTCGCCGGCGCCTCGTCGCCCTTCGTGCTGCTCGCACTCTTCGTCCTGGTGGCGATCGACGGGTTCTTCCCGCCCGTGCCGAGCGAGACCCTCGTCGTCGCGCTCGCCTCCATCGGGTTCGCCTCCGGTGCGCCCGACCCGTGGCTCGTGCTGCTCGTGGCCGGGGCCGGCTCGTTCGTGGGCGACAACATCGCCTTCACCATCGGCAGGAGGCTCGGCCTCGACCGCTTCCGGTTCACGCGGGGGCCGCGAGCGGCCAAGCTGCTCGGGAGGGTCCAGGGGTCGCTGCTGAAGCGACCGGCCTCGCTGATCCTGACCGCCAGGTTCGTGCCGATCGGCCGGGTGGCCGTCAACGTGCTGGCAGGATCGAGCGCGTTCCCGAGGCGCCGCTTCGTGATCCTGAGCGGGATCTCGGCGGTCGCCTGGGCGGTGTACTCGGTCGTCATCGGGGTGCTCGCCGGAGCGTGGCTGCACGACCAGCCGCTGCTCGGAGCCGTGGTCGCCGCGTCCGGCGCCCTCGTCATCGGACTCCTCGTCGACCGCATCGCCCGAAGGACGCGCCGCGTGGCCGAACCCGAGGCCCCCGTCGAGCCGGCCCGGGCAAGGATGATGGCCCTGTGA
- a CDS encoding MIP/aquaporin family protein, producing MFALRKPSQQTSELAGMADPPKGSTPTTFGELVAETLGSFIIAIFGFGVVAQVTVGAGALGGHDSISWSWGLGVTFGIFVAGAISGAHLNPAVTLAVATYKGFPWAKVGPYILAQLVGWFVGALVIFLNYMNSIKALDPNLSFKTQGIFSTSPGNGNNALDVHLPQAFMDQVLGTAVLVFLIFAITDVLGANPTPAVSAIAVGLIIVGIGFALGTNDGYAINPARDFAPRLMEWIVGYKDAWLDQRGNVFFWVPILGPLVGGLVGGGVYQATIARTLPTTVPSK from the coding sequence GTGTTCGCACTCCGCAAGCCCTCGCAGCAGACCAGCGAGCTGGCCGGCATGGCCGACCCGCCCAAGGGCTCGACGCCGACCACGTTCGGCGAGCTCGTCGCCGAGACCCTGGGCTCGTTCATCATCGCGATCTTCGGCTTCGGCGTCGTCGCGCAGGTGACCGTCGGTGCAGGAGCCCTCGGTGGTCACGACAGCATCTCGTGGTCGTGGGGCCTCGGTGTCACCTTCGGCATCTTCGTGGCCGGCGCCATCTCGGGAGCCCACCTGAACCCGGCCGTGACGCTCGCCGTCGCGACCTACAAGGGCTTCCCGTGGGCGAAGGTCGGGCCGTACATCCTGGCGCAGCTCGTCGGCTGGTTCGTCGGCGCCCTGGTGATCTTCCTGAACTACATGAACTCCATCAAGGCGCTCGACCCGAACCTGTCGTTCAAGACGCAGGGGATCTTCTCGACGTCGCCCGGCAACGGCAACAACGCCCTCGACGTGCACCTGCCGCAGGCGTTCATGGACCAGGTGCTCGGCACCGCTGTGCTCGTGTTCCTGATCTTCGCGATCACCGACGTGCTCGGGGCCAACCCGACGCCGGCGGTCTCGGCGATCGCCGTCGGTCTGATCATCGTCGGCATCGGCTTCGCCCTCGGCACCAACGACGGCTACGCCATCAACCCGGCGCGCGACTTCGCGCCCCGCCTGATGGAGTGGATCGTCGGATACAAGGACGCCTGGCTCGACCAGCGCGGGAACGTGTTCTTCTGGGTGCCGATCCTCGGACCGCTCGTCGGCGGTCTCGTCGGCGGCGGGGTCTACCAGGCCACGATCGCGCGCACCCTGCCGACCACGGTGCCGTCGAAGTAG
- the glpK gene encoding glycerol kinase GlpK, which produces MSDYVIALDQGTTSTRAIIFDHSGSIVSTGQLEHKQIFPRAGWVEHDPIEIWNNTREVIGQALSKANVTRHDIKAVGITNQRETAVVWDKTTGQPVYNAIVWQDTRTQSIVDRLAADGGLERFKPVVGLPLATYFSGTKIVWILENVEGAREKAEAGDLLFGTTDSWVLWNLTGGVNGGVHVTDVTNASRTLFMDLETLSWRDDILEVFGVPASMLPEIKSSSEVYGTVSDNSLLREVPIAGILGDQQAATFGQAAFDQGESKNTYGTGNFLIFNTGEEIVHSKNGLLTTVGYKLGDKAPHYALEGSIAVTGSLIQWLRDNLGIIGSAPEVETLATTVEDNGGVYFVPAFSGLFAPYWRSDARGALVGLTRFVNKGHIARAALEATAFQTREVLDAVNADSGVELTELKVDGGMTGNDALMQFQADILNVPVVRPVVAETTALGAAYAAGLAVGFWSDLGELRANWQESKRWEPNLDVIERERQLRLWKKAVTKTFDWVDGDVL; this is translated from the coding sequence GTGAGCGACTACGTCATCGCGCTCGACCAGGGCACGACCTCGACCCGAGCGATCATCTTCGATCACAGCGGCTCGATCGTCTCGACCGGGCAGCTCGAGCACAAGCAGATCTTCCCCCGCGCCGGCTGGGTCGAGCACGACCCGATCGAGATCTGGAACAACACGCGCGAGGTCATCGGCCAGGCCCTCTCGAAGGCCAACGTGACCCGCCACGACATCAAGGCCGTAGGCATCACGAACCAGCGCGAGACCGCGGTCGTCTGGGACAAGACCACCGGGCAGCCGGTCTACAACGCCATCGTGTGGCAGGACACCCGCACCCAGTCGATCGTCGACCGCCTCGCGGCCGACGGCGGCCTCGAGCGCTTCAAGCCCGTCGTGGGCCTCCCGCTCGCCACCTACTTCTCGGGCACGAAGATCGTCTGGATCCTCGAGAACGTCGAGGGCGCCCGCGAGAAGGCCGAGGCCGGCGACCTGCTGTTCGGCACCACCGACAGCTGGGTCCTCTGGAACCTCACCGGCGGCGTGAACGGCGGCGTCCACGTCACCGACGTGACGAACGCCTCGCGCACCCTGTTCATGGACCTCGAGACGCTGTCCTGGCGCGACGACATCCTGGAGGTCTTCGGCGTCCCGGCCTCGATGCTCCCCGAGATCAAGTCGTCCTCCGAGGTGTACGGCACCGTCTCCGACAACTCGCTCCTCCGCGAGGTGCCCATCGCCGGCATCCTGGGCGACCAGCAGGCCGCGACCTTCGGCCAGGCCGCGTTCGACCAGGGCGAGTCGAAGAACACCTACGGCACCGGCAACTTCCTGATCTTCAACACCGGCGAGGAGATCGTCCACTCGAAGAACGGCCTCCTCACCACCGTCGGCTACAAGCTCGGCGACAAGGCCCCGCACTACGCGCTCGAGGGCTCGATCGCCGTCACGGGCTCGCTCATCCAGTGGCTCCGCGACAACCTCGGCATCATCGGCTCGGCCCCCGAGGTCGAGACGCTCGCCACCACGGTCGAGGACAACGGCGGCGTCTACTTCGTGCCTGCCTTCTCCGGCCTCTTCGCTCCGTACTGGCGCTCCGACGCCCGCGGCGCTCTGGTCGGCCTCACCCGCTTCGTCAACAAGGGCCACATCGCCCGCGCCGCCCTCGAGGCGACCGCGTTCCAGACCCGCGAGGTGCTGGACGCCGTCAACGCCGACTCCGGCGTCGAGCTGACCGAGCTCAAGGTCGACGGCGGCATGACCGGCAACGACGCTCTGATGCAGTTCCAGGCCGACATCCTGAACGTCCCGGTCGTCCGCCCGGTCGTCGCCGAGACCACCGCGCTCGGCGCCGCCTACGCTGCCGGCCTCGCCGTCGGCTTCTGGTCGGACCTCGGCGAGCTCCGCGCCAACTGGCAGGAGTCGAAGCGCTGGGAGCCGAACCTCGACGTGATCGAGCGCGAGCGCCAGCTGCGGCTCTGGAAGAAAGCCGTCACCAAGACGTTCGACTGGGTCGACGGGGACGTGCTCTGA
- a CDS encoding Gfo/Idh/MocA family oxidoreductase, whose product MSTGRVGVGFIGAGNISTQYLDNLTKFHDVEVLFIADINLAAAEAQATKYGIAGFGTVEQLLAMDEVEIVVNLTIPAVHAEVGRQVVAAGKNVWSEKPLALQADDAASLLADAAAAGLRVSCAPDTVLGAGIQSALRAIARGDIGEPLTATTLFQVPGPESWHPGPEFLFAKGAGPLFDMGPYYVTTLVHAFGSASHVQATSSKSHDTRTIGSGPRAGTVFPVEVPTHHAALISFEGGQSSQSTFSFQQALPRMGFVEINGTEGTIVLPDPNTFEGDSTLYRFGESEPTVLAAEGSTWGRGTGVVDLARSIRAGVPERATGAIASHVLDVLLGISAAAESGETVRVSSRIEKPTPLSPDFDPAAATL is encoded by the coding sequence GTGAGCACCGGCAGAGTCGGCGTCGGCTTCATCGGCGCAGGGAACATCTCCACGCAGTACCTCGACAACCTGACGAAGTTCCACGACGTCGAGGTCCTGTTCATCGCCGACATCAACCTCGCGGCCGCCGAGGCCCAGGCGACCAAGTACGGCATCGCCGGCTTCGGCACGGTCGAGCAGCTGCTCGCGATGGACGAGGTCGAGATCGTCGTCAACCTCACCATCCCGGCCGTGCACGCGGAGGTCGGCCGCCAGGTCGTCGCCGCCGGCAAGAACGTCTGGAGCGAGAAGCCGCTGGCCCTGCAGGCCGACGACGCCGCCTCGCTCCTGGCCGACGCCGCGGCCGCCGGGCTGCGTGTCTCGTGCGCGCCCGACACGGTGCTCGGCGCCGGAATCCAGAGCGCGCTCCGGGCCATCGCCCGCGGCGACATCGGCGAGCCGCTCACCGCGACGACGCTGTTCCAGGTGCCCGGCCCCGAGTCCTGGCACCCCGGTCCGGAGTTCCTCTTCGCCAAGGGCGCCGGTCCGCTGTTCGACATGGGGCCGTACTACGTGACGACCCTCGTGCACGCGTTCGGCTCGGCCTCGCACGTGCAGGCCACGTCGTCGAAGTCGCACGACACCCGCACGATCGGCTCCGGACCCCGCGCCGGCACGGTCTTCCCGGTCGAGGTGCCGACGCACCACGCGGCGCTCATCTCGTTCGAGGGCGGGCAGTCGTCGCAGTCGACGTTCTCGTTCCAGCAGGCGCTGCCGCGCATGGGATTCGTCGAGATCAACGGCACCGAGGGCACGATCGTCCTGCCCGACCCGAACACCTTCGAGGGCGACTCGACGCTGTACCGCTTCGGCGAGTCCGAGCCGACCGTCCTCGCGGCGGAGGGCTCGACCTGGGGCCGCGGCACCGGCGTCGTCGACCTGGCCCGCTCGATCCGGGCCGGCGTGCCCGAGCGCGCGACCGGTGCGATCGCGTCGCACGTGCTCGACGTCCTGCTCGGCATCTCGGCCGCCGCCGAGTCGGGGGAGACCGTGCGCGTGAGCAGCCGCATCGAGAAGCCGACGCCGCTGTCGCCGGACTTCGACCCGGCCGCGGCGACGCTCTAG
- a CDS encoding sugar phosphate isomerase/epimerase, with product MATETSVQLYTVRDAIAADLSGAVARVAEIGFTNVEPYAFVEQADAYARALAASGLKAPSGHAAVIDAADAAPIFDAANTLGIETVIDPFIPSDRWQTADDAARIAERVNELAVQAKAAGLRFGYHNHQWEFGNKVDGRSIYHLFVEALDPEVVLELDTFWSTVGGADTVALLTELGDRVQFIHVKDGRVQGDIANILPSSESALEVPEELMAAFKLQLPAGSGDVDVAGILRAAPQALRVVEFDGYEGDVFEGIATSLAWLKENDK from the coding sequence ATGGCAACAGAGACATCCGTTCAGCTCTACACGGTGAGGGATGCGATCGCTGCCGATCTCTCCGGTGCCGTGGCGCGCGTGGCCGAGATCGGCTTCACGAACGTCGAACCGTACGCGTTCGTCGAGCAGGCCGACGCCTACGCCCGCGCACTCGCCGCCAGCGGCCTCAAGGCGCCGTCGGGTCACGCCGCCGTGATCGACGCCGCCGACGCCGCTCCGATCTTCGACGCCGCGAACACCCTCGGCATCGAGACGGTCATCGACCCGTTCATCCCGTCCGACCGCTGGCAGACCGCCGACGACGCCGCGAGGATCGCGGAGCGCGTCAACGAGCTCGCCGTCCAGGCGAAGGCCGCAGGCCTGCGCTTCGGGTACCACAACCACCAGTGGGAGTTCGGCAACAAGGTCGACGGCCGGTCGATCTACCACCTGTTCGTCGAGGCCCTCGACCCCGAGGTCGTCCTCGAGCTCGACACCTTCTGGTCGACCGTCGGCGGCGCCGACACCGTCGCCCTCCTCACCGAGCTCGGTGACCGGGTGCAGTTCATCCACGTGAAGGACGGGAGGGTCCAGGGCGACATCGCGAACATCCTGCCCTCGTCCGAGAGCGCTCTCGAGGTGCCCGAGGAGCTCATGGCGGCGTTCAAGCTGCAGCTCCCCGCGGGCAGCGGCGACGTCGACGTCGCCGGCATCCTGCGGGCCGCTCCCCAGGCGCTCCGCGTCGTCGAGTTCGACGGCTACGAGGGCGACGTCTTCGAGGGCATCGCGACCTCGCTGGCCTGGCTGAAGGAGAACGACAAGTGA